TTCTTCATATAGTTTACTGATATGTCGatacaaaacacaatttataataCCCGAATGGCGCAACATCAAAACTAATTACTTTTGCCAGTTGTAGTCAAAAACAAAACTGGTACGGTAGTAGTCTTCGTTCGAAGGTACTCGTAGGGAGCCCAGCTAGTCTTCCGTTGCAAAATCAAGGTTGGATTTGTCGGGAACAACTTAAATGTCGATAATTCATCGCAGTATTTCTCTCTGTGTATTGGATACCACActaaacaatgataaattaatattaattttatttaaaatcgtatGAAAAACGTAGTGGTTAAATTATTCACAAGATTTCTAAGAAAGGCTCTCTTTTGCACGTACATGgacaatttcatttttattagtatacaaTCAACcttaaatgaatatatataagtacatacctCAACAAGACGTTGTAAATTagtaatgtttaataaattcatattttgcTCTTTATTCGCTTATAGATTAATTTGAGCCTGACTATACTTATCGGCTTTCATATTGGATtcctttttttgttattagtgcatttattaaattatattcacaaaGGAAACTTGAAatcattatttgatttttatataaaagatcCAATAATCATGCAAAACTTTATATGGTaacattccattttcaaattatcGATATCAAGTGACGCAAACAACgactaagtatttaaaaaaatggaacatggaaataatatgtGGGAAATCCCATGGTAAGgaaatttttgagaatttctATCGAACTCACTACTGTAAAGCACTCAAGATTTATATTAATCTTGGACCGTCTAGAAAAGACGCGCCATGTGGTTATTTCGTGAACAAAATATTGTCACTTTGTAATCATTACATTGAAAGTGCAATACATGGTATACTTACCGTATCGTGTTGTGGAGccagacataaataaatattatacacctGTCTGTTTTACGCACACCACAACTAATTTCAGAAATGTGCGCATGAGGATTTGCCTTTATACTTTAGCAGAAAGTAAAGATCATGCAGGGCgcatgttttatatattttctaaaattaatttcttagaATGAATACAGTGCAGTTCAATCTCTTTATATCAATTCTCGATAGTGTACTATCTGTTAGCAATCATGTCTACCATCAGGCGAGGGCCTTTCTAGTTCTGTCGTTcagttgtatatataaaaatatattactcacTCGgtcctgtaaaaaaaaaaatgcaaagtacttatattttcataaagtaGAAACTGTGCaagattttacttaaaaatatgtaagtagtaACTAAAGGTTAAGGAACGAAGAGatgcagtttattttatttatttcacactaTGCTGCAGTGGTAATAGAGAGagcagtaagtcagaaaaggTGGTTGTGGTCTATTACATGGTAAACTAAATTATCTTATCGTTCTTCCTAATGtgtatcaaacaagaaaatgcatttctaATTTACATAGATGTATGAAACCTAGATAGAAAGAAAGTACGTTTACCCTACATTCCAAATCAGTAAATAACACATTTTGAGAACCTACCTTGCCTGTCAACTGATCACAATTTTACGCTCACATCCCTACAATCCTGAGGCCTAAACCAGTATaagatactttttttttatcacgtaggcaaacaaagttgcacttatgatacgtcaaaacaatttacagtgaaaaccggttatagcgacatcgAAGGGATCACCGGATCTGGAtgctatatccgatagtcgttataaacgaaacgctttttatatgtatttgtttaaaGATACCTTACTATTTcgtcgttataaccgatgcgtcgctataaccggtgTCGTTACAACTGGTTTCTactgtataagaataattattattatttctgaataacactcaagaccacttatataactacattcaaactatatatacaaaacagtaatcagttaagtaattaaataatggtTATTCTTATCTTACGTTTCTCGGGTAATTTGCAGTTCTCTCGTTCTAATTCGCAcatgtttttaaatgatttgtaCTCATTTTTCCATGTCATAGTGTTGTACCGCTGCGCGCACACCGCACCATAACTGAAATGAGACTTATTTATAacgtactagctgacccgacagacgttgtgacgtcttaattatgaatttgcagcgcgcattctgtcaatcgctgacagttatttcaaacagttgacagttatataaaattaatattttcgttaaggtttccaaatttttttaattttccgcgcacttttttgattttttttctttcataagaaccttctccggACTATAACAAAcacgacataaaaaaaaatgcgaaatcggtccagccgttcacgcgtgatggcgtgaccaagggaaataggaattcatttttatatatatgtatagattctATGTTTATTTCTCTTCCACTAACCATGGACGTCTCCAGGCTGTGGACGgactgtattttatatatcactGTGTTGCAGCTATAATGTCAAAGTAACACTCAcccacaacatcacgcatttatccccgaaggggtatgcagaggcgcaaccagggcatccacttttcgccaagttgtTCTGTCGCTTGATAttataggaggcgagcctatcactttgtccgacccgggattcgaacccaggacctcagagcgctgtcgtaccgcgcgtgcagtacaactacgccaccaaggcagtcaaatgTCAAAATCATAACATCCTCTGAGTAACATCCACATAGGAACATAATTAGTTAACAAGGTACTAAGTAACTACTTACTTATCAAGTAATTCTTAGGGATAGTTTAGTAATACTCACTTatccttataaatatttatacataatagatCGCAGTCCCGGTATATAGACATCGGCCATTTCCTAAATTTTTTTGCAGTAATTCCGGGTATTAATGCTGCAAAAACATGTGTATATAtggaatgaataaaataatttataaggatTGCcactcatttttttttgtttacgtaCTGGTCGTTGCAGGAGGGGTATCCCCTTTGCGCGTTGTAATCCTAAAAATGAggcagaataaagtttttttttaatagatattaatatatttggtttCGATGATCTGAAAACCTCTTTGGAACATTTTGTCACTATGAAGAAGTAACCCTAGAAACAGCCTCAGCTATATATcacatgtatatatatataaaacgtaatgattatattatctttGATATATCATTGTAGTTTCGGCCATGGCTATTCGCGCGCTCtagttaaacatttttatggcttttttcTGAAGGTCCCTACTGTATTTTTGATCATAAAAGCATTATGCTGGTGATGACGTTCCAGTCAGAGCCACAAATTTGCACTTCGTATTTGTTCTAATGCCGTTATTGCCAATATCTAGATATAACATACAGCCCAGGACAAAATGCACAATGTTTTAACTTTTAGAACTTCTACTAACCTCAAAAACACCCATTCTCCACTCTGCCAGTATGGGTCATAGTAAGTTTCAATTTTTCCATGATGAGCGAACTTTCCTAATTCTTTCTGCAGTTTTTCAAGAGGATCCTCGTTAATTCTTCGAATTGGTTTTGAACTGGTAAATAGAGTACGTTTTATACGTATCCAAATATATAGAGCGATAGAAAGATGTGGAGTTGGTGCTTCAACGCTTCTAtcaattttactatatttgatGTGATGGTGGTAAGCTGATCATATCGGGTCAAATGCAAATTCCGTGCTGCTTACAAAACAATCTactgcaagataaaaataaatacaaacgcGCTAGGAAGGTTCAAGATACAGATAGGAAATACGTAAGTATGTTTAGGACCGTATAATATCTTTCCACTGACAACCCTGTAACTCGTTACTAGGTAAGTTTGTGTGCATTGGCCATATTTCGTCAACTTTggaatacatattacatacttaaacaaaaaaaaacagtacaaTCGTCAATAAATTGCCGTCTCGTTAGTCGAGAACCTGCGTCGACAATCTCACTGCTacttttaagttataattaatggaAATATACCTATTAAATCAATTAGAGTTAAAACgatgactaaaaataataaacttacttattattttgtccATGTTTGATTGTATAGTTTGTGAAATTTCTTTTCCGCGTTTGATTTCCGTGCGCAGTCGCTTCCCCTGCAAAATTTGCGGAGTTTACTTAGCTACATAATGAtattacgatttatttttagtttcgaTCAGGACAGGCCGTCGGTCTTATTGGTGCGATAAATCACGTACGTCGAGGAAAACGTTTTCGACAAAGACTAGCGTAACCCTCCCTTACCCATTAAATTTTCTTTCAGTACCCTTGGGGTTGATGTAATTCTGTATGTAGTACTTACCTACATAAATGTAATTCTATATAAGTTTAAGTACATCTATCTATCATGTACGTCTATATTTTCAGTCCTTTCACTTAGTTTAGTGTTATAACTTActtagaattattaataaaactatgcATCTAATGCTATTTATGTGCATAACAAAACTTCTAGTGTTTATTATTATCCTTTACACACTGACTAACTTTATAACATTTGTGAATTACACGCAAGACTTGAGaagttgattataattaaacgcaaattaaaatcataataatttctattcTTTTGTTATATACTAACCAGAAATGGCTGGATAAACAGTACAGTAGCAATACCACCCATTTGAACTTACAGATGTTTATAGCCAGTGGATATCTAATTACACTGGCTCAAAGCTCAGGTATAACTACTTCTTGTGGTACCTGGCTATATTTTTCCTCTATGTAGGTTTCACTCAACAAAATAAGGTATAGGCAAGTTGGTAGTTAGCGCTTGGCACGGTATGTTATAGCGGTCATTATGACatggataaattatttaaatcttttatattttatgtttaatgtcAGTTAATATACCATTGAATAACGTATAAGTCGAGAAGATAAatactagtaataaataactatagcaCACTTATACAGATTTAAGTTTTCCTTCAGTGAAAACATCGATTattaaaaactcaaaataaaatatatttttatctgacaACACAGTTCTAAGCTGTCAACCAGTGTAGCGGTATTGGGAGTATTGCATAAAAATCGTCAAATATTAATGAGATTATGCAGTTCCCGGCATAgaattttaactataaattagAGAAATGTCCACCGAATACGATCAGCATATAAAAATCAAGCTCGAGCCTGAGACGGACCATCAATTGGACTCTGAAAATGGAATCACACAATCTGCGGACGACATCGTCAATCAAAAGCCCGAATTTGTTAATATCAAGATGGAAATAGATATTGAAAACAATGTATCCAAGTAAGCAGTGTATTTGTAATATCATAGTACCTTAGGCTCTCTCTGCGATCAGTGgataagtaaatatttcagAAAGTAGTTCACCTACTTTTACCTGTTTATACGGTACGTTAGCATTaagaatagatattataaatatttcgtttattaaaatttgcgcgatttgataaataattatttttgatgattataatattgtaatgaacAAAAGGTTtatacctttataaataaaattataactggtCGTACCTATACATTAtagatttgaaaataaaatattcaaagctattataaaataaaattttatttgggtCTTTAAAcgcatatacatatatatatatatatatatatatatatatacctaaaaatgataatttatatttattcaaaaaagcATAATGttcataaaagaaaaatgtggttaatataaattatttaacagttTATGTTTGGTTTCAATTGGCTGAGATGTGAGTGTAATATGAAGTTAAAAATGAAATCCCTGGTTTCACATatctcatatttaaataaaccagTCATTCATACTACCAACGCCTCATAAGTGCAGCCCTAATTAATATTCTATGTTTAGAGAGTGATATCTATTAAAAGGCCATCTGaatttgaatgaatgaatttgcTACTAGATCAAAATTATTGAGTCGAAAACAATGGTTGGCTTTTAATTATTAGATGATGTGACTGTGTTAGTGTTAAATGATtatatcattaaacaatttatcatAGTATGTTGCATATTCAATTGGGCGAGTTACTTGCTACATTAGACAAGGCCTATACATctggaataatataataataataataataatatcagccctgtattatatacttgcccactgctgagcacgggcctcctctactactgagagggattaggccttagtccaccacgctggcctagtgcggattagtagacttcacacaccttcgaaattcctataaaaaaattgtcagatgtgcaggtttcctcacgatgttttccttcaccattaaagcgaacgataaattcacaaagaatacacacatgatttttagaaaagttagaggtgtctGCCCTTGGGGtatgaacctgcagacattcgttttgacagtccgttccacacccaactagactatcgccgcttactcTGGAATAATATTCTGACTTCAAAATCTATATCTAGAATGCTCTGAAATTCAATTTGTGTACTATCTCACACATCTGCTAGTGATGAATTATTCAGATTGATCTGAATTAATATTGGTGAGTATTCtgaatttaaactaatttaaatccaGAATTCATTCTGTTTCAATTTGTTTAGGGAACAAATTTTAGCAACGCCCTAAATAGTATAGTTACAAAAATGTAATCATGAGCTTAGGAGGTGCTCAAAGGCTGTACATAAACATGCCCAGGGCGCCCAAGTGGCTAAGACCGGCAATTGTACATTCTGTAGGCTTATTATGCAGAAAAGTCAATATCAGTATTTTTATGCTATAACAGGATGACAAAGTCGCAAGTCAATtcagaaataaagaaaatactgaataaaagaaattaattttcttgTATTCATCTGAAAACACTACATTGATCCCAGAAAGTGAGGCTAGGATGATAGTTACTGGACAAATAAACTATTACAAAGGCTAAAATCTCATAGTGGTTCTATTTTGCatccaataaaaaaacctacaaATCTGTGACATATCCACTGCTATCAATGTTGCtcctttatattaaataaatatggtgGATCCACTAAGACAATATATCCCTGAGATACAAGCTTGATGATTTCCTATATTTGACAGGTTAATTTGTTGCAGTATCAAGCAAGAATTCAAGCAGCCTCCGTGTCCTGACAGTACGAGTGCGCCCAGCTCTCCTGCCCCAGGGACCATGGTTAAAATGGAGTATGAAGACCCAATAGATTCTATGAACAACGAAGTGTATTATACCAATGAGGAGAATCTTAATGTAATTAGAAAacttacatttaatttcaacaCAACTCATATACAATgtatacaaagtattgttcttCTTGTAATATAAGTGTCGTTCTTTGTAATGAAAGtaacgaaaattataatagattaaaatcacaaaaaaacgTAATTGTCATTCAGCAAACCTTTATTTACACCGTAAACAGATTGCACATTTGttttagggttttttttttaaatcccgTTGCTACGTAGCTAATTATTGCATTCCTTCCAGGACCAACACCAGGAGACGTACAATAGTTCATATTTGGTACCAGCTATGATGCAGCCCAATACATCGCAATGTTATTTTGACAATGGTAaggacaaaaaattaaaatacccaGTCTCATCTATATGagattactattattattcttattgatactattattattcccACATCTTCTATCAtattaaataagataaattgTAACCCAGGTTGGATATCGGGTATCGTAAACGAGCTTTATAATGCTTTACGCCAAACTTTGTGACACCTCCAATTTTCAGAAAATAATCTGAATTTATTATctgtgtttgaattttttttaacccaCCTCATCAGTCCCCCGTCC
The sequence above is drawn from the Manduca sexta isolate Smith_Timp_Sample1 chromosome 28, JHU_Msex_v1.0, whole genome shotgun sequence genome and encodes:
- the LOC115456162 gene encoding uncharacterized protein LOC115456162; the encoded protein is MHINSIRCIVLLIILREATAHGNQTRKRNFTNYTIKHGQNNNSKPIRRINEDPLEKLQKELGKFAHHGKIETYYDPYWQSGEWVFLRITTRKGDTPPATTTLIPGITAKKFRKWPMSIYRDCDLLCINIYKDNYGAVCAQRYNTMTWKNEYKSFKNMCELERENCKLPEKRPMWYPIHREKYCDELSTFKLFPTNPTLILQRKTSWAPYEYLRTKTTTVPVLFLTTTGKSN